Proteins co-encoded in one Uloborus diversus isolate 005 chromosome 9, Udiv.v.3.1, whole genome shotgun sequence genomic window:
- the LOC129230213 gene encoding uncharacterized protein LOC129230213, whose amino-acid sequence MPYSLEQMEGTALPRQGRPSNPCFNSYETRDLIALSSWASALSSPRGTTSHFLDAGALQEASPDYILLCLGLFRRDLTGDPLTVLAPNTISGIIPVVCKAITQVLKEKMRVPKTREEWLQVSEEFFMQWNFPNCIGALDGKHIEIPPPRNSESTYWYYKHFNSIVLLALVNAHLKFLFVDVGTNDRISDGGVYNKCTLKKFIKGLKLNIAAGKFLPSTNVPAPFVIMAEDAFPFEENILNPYKGTSLTEEIIFNYRLSRARRVTENAFGILANRFQGFPKRNFDSPCKGNKYSHGCM is encoded by the exons ATGCCTTACTCCCTCGAGCAGATGGAAGGAACCGCCCTGCCAAGGCAAGGCCGTCCTTCGAACCCCTGTTTCAACAGCTACGAGACGCGAGATCTCATCGCCTTATCCTCCTGGGCATCTGCTCTCTCAAGCCCCCGCGGCACGACAAGCCACTTTCTCGATGCGGGGGCCCTTCAAGAG GCCTCGCCTGACTATATACTGTTGTGCCTGGGGCTCTTCAGGAGGGATCTGACTGGAGACCCACTGACGGTGTTGGCACCCAATACAATATCTGGAATCATACCTGTTGTATGCAAGGCCATTACGCAAGTACTGAAGGAGAAGATGAGAGTGCCAAAAACTCGAGAAGAGTGGTTGCAAGTATCTGAGGAGTTTTTCATGCAGTGGAACTTTCCAAACTGCATTGGAGCTCTTGATGGGAAACACATTGAAATTCCTCCACCACGGAATTCCGAGTCAACGTACTGGTATTATAAACACTTCAATAGTATTGTGCTGTTGGCACTCGTCAATGCCcacttgaaatttttatttgtagaCGTTGGCACAAATGACCGCATCAGTGATGGAGGAGTTTACAATAAGTGCACCCTGAAGAAATTCATTAAAGGCCTAAAACTCAACATAGCAGCAGGGAAATTTCTTCCTAGCACAAATGTTCCTGCTCCTTTCGTAATAATGGCCGAAGATGCTTTCCCGTTTGAGGAGAACATCCTCAATCCCTATAAGGGAACATCCCTCACAGAAGAGATAATATTCAATTACCGCCTGTCAAGGGCTCGAAGAGTTACGGAGAATGCTTTCGGCATCTTGGCCAACAGGTTCCAGGGTTTTCCAAAGCGAAATTTTGACTCTCCCTGTAAAGGTAATAAGTATAGTCATGGCTGCATGTAG